One Glycine soja cultivar W05 chromosome 2, ASM419377v2, whole genome shotgun sequence genomic region harbors:
- the LOC114398386 gene encoding uncharacterized protein LOC114398386: protein MLALLQNCSMPLARAVRLPPRTHVRPCFTAVGYASISPRANSQSQVLLGLSDKELQQLALDLGQATYRGKQLHHFLYQRKLREIQDFTQLPQGFRNTLEEAGWKVGRSPIFETVTAADGTVKLLLKLEDNRLIETVGIPVMVDKGLTRLTACVSSQVGCPLRCSFCATGKGGFSRNLQRHEIVEQVLAIEEVFKNRVTNVVFMGMGEPMLNLKAVLEAHHCLNKDVQIGQRMITISTVGVPNTIKKLASHKLQSTLAVSLHAPNQKLRETIVPSAKSYPLDALMSDCREYFQQTSRRVSFEYALLAGVNDSVNHALELAELLHRSGSGYHVNLIPFNPIEGSEYQRPSKRAVLAFSGALESSKITVSVRQTRGLDANAACGQLRNKFQKTPVVTDPFDLAVTDTSMPYNNKFAVSS, encoded by the exons ATGCTGGCGCTACTTCAGAACTGCTCCATGCCCCTCGCACGTGCGGTACGCCTACCACCTCGCACGCACGTGCGACCTTGTTTCACTGCCGTGGGCTACGCATCCATTTCCCCACGTGCCAACTCCCAGTCTCAGGTTCTCCTCGGCTTGTCCGACAAGGAACTGCAACAACTTGCCCTTGACCTCGGTCAG GCAACATATAGGGGCAAACaacttcatcattttttatacCAGAGGAAGCTCAGAGAAATTCAGGATTTCACTCAGT TGCCTCAGGGATTTAGGAATACTCTAGAGGAAGCTGGATGGAAGGTGGGGCGCTCTCCTATTTTCGAAACTGTAACTGCAGCTGATGGAACTGTTAAG TTGTTGTTGAAGTTGGAGGACAATAGATTGATTGAAACTGTTGGCATTCCAGTTATGGTTGATAAAGGCTTGACTCGCCTCACAGCATGTGTCTCATCACAG GTTGGTTGCCCTTTACGCTGCTCTTTTTGTGCCACTGGAAAAGGGGGGTTTTCAAGGAATCTTCAGAGACATGAAATAGTTGAACAG GTCTTGGCCATTGAGGAGGTCTTCAAGAATAGGGTGACAAATGTAGTGTTTATGGGAATGGGTGAACCAATGTTAAACCTGAAGGCAGTACTTGAAGCACACCATTGCTTGAATAAG GATGTGCAAATTGGGCAAAGAATGATAACCATCTCCACTGTGGGCGTTCCAAATACAATAAAGAAACTTGCTTCTCACAAACTTCAATCTACTTTAGCTGTGAG CTTACATGCTCCTAACCAGAAACTTAGGGAGACAATTGTTCCAAGTGCAAAATCCTACCCATTGGATGCACTTATGAGTGACTGCAGAGAATACTTTCAGCAAACTAGTAGGCGGGTTTCCTTTGAATATGCACTTTTAG CTGGAGTGAATGACTCAGTAAACCATGCATTAGAGCTTGCTGAATTACTCCATCGATCGGGCAGCGGATATCACGTCAACTTGATACCTTTCAATCCAATAGAAGGCTCCGAGTATCAGCGTCCTTCCAAGAGAGCA GTGCTTGCATTTTCTGGTGCTTTGGAGTCCTCTAAAATAACTGTTAGTGTACGTCAAACCAGAGGACTGGATGCAAATGCAGCTTGTGGTCAGCTACGGAATAAGTTCCAGAAAACTCCTGTAGTCACCGACCCTTTTGATCTTGCAGTCACAGACACTTCTATGCCATACAATAACAAGTTTGCAGTAAGCAGTTGA